The following are encoded together in the Candidatus Omnitrophota bacterium genome:
- a CDS encoding DegT/DnrJ/EryC1/StrS family aminotransferase: METLAIFGGKPVRKKPFPAYRVIGSEEKRAVAHVLDSGILSRFLGCWHKDFYGGPQIQALEKEWANYFGARYAVAVNSCTSGLYAAVGAAGIGPGDEVIVSPFTMSASATAALVYGAIPVFADIEEDYFCLDPKSVEQKITPRTKAIIVVDLFGLPYDAEAINKIARKHHLLVIEDCAQAPGALYKKKYAGTLADIGVYSLNYHKHIHCGEGGIVVTNNAQLAERTQLIRNHAEAVVADKKVKDISNMVGFNFRMTEIEAAITRCQLKKLKKLLKERQENCRYLEHRLSQIPCIVAPKMRPGCTHAYYVHPFKFKEEIAGFGRDIFIEAVKAELACTQLREQEGVLISCGYVKPLYLQPMYQKRIAFGKKGFPFNSSASAKKVSYRQGICPTAERVHNSELFIHELMRSPMSRKDLSDVATAFEKVWDCRKSLSKRYRAKNVKG, encoded by the coding sequence ATGGAAACATTAGCCATCTTCGGCGGTAAACCTGTCCGCAAAAAACCTTTTCCGGCTTATCGCGTTATCGGCTCAGAAGAAAAACGTGCGGTAGCCCATGTTTTGGATTCCGGAATTCTTTCGCGGTTTTTAGGGTGTTGGCACAAAGATTTTTACGGCGGGCCGCAAATCCAAGCTTTAGAAAAAGAGTGGGCGAATTATTTCGGCGCTCGATATGCCGTAGCAGTTAATTCCTGCACATCAGGATTGTATGCGGCGGTTGGAGCAGCGGGTATTGGTCCGGGCGATGAAGTGATCGTGTCGCCATTTACCATGAGCGCTTCGGCAACAGCGGCTCTTGTCTATGGCGCAATACCTGTTTTTGCGGATATCGAAGAAGATTATTTTTGTCTGGATCCAAAATCGGTTGAACAAAAAATTACACCAAGAACAAAGGCGATCATCGTTGTTGATCTGTTTGGCTTGCCTTACGATGCCGAGGCGATCAATAAAATCGCACGTAAACATCATTTGCTTGTTATTGAGGATTGCGCGCAAGCACCCGGCGCTTTATATAAGAAAAAGTACGCCGGAACCTTAGCCGATATCGGTGTTTATTCGCTCAATTATCATAAGCATATTCATTGCGGAGAAGGCGGGATTGTTGTTACTAATAATGCTCAGCTGGCAGAAAGAACGCAGCTTATCCGTAATCACGCGGAAGCGGTTGTAGCTGATAAAAAAGTCAAAGATATTTCCAATATGGTGGGATTTAATTTTCGTATGACGGAAATTGAGGCGGCTATCACGCGTTGCCAATTAAAGAAGCTAAAAAAGTTGCTTAAGGAGAGGCAAGAAAATTGCCGTTATTTGGAGCACAGGCTTTCTCAAATTCCCTGTATCGTTGCGCCAAAAATGAGGCCGGGATGTACGCATGCGTATTATGTCCATCCTTTTAAATTTAAAGAAGAGATCGCCGGTTTTGGCCGCGATATTTTTATCGAAGCAGTGAAAGCGGAACTTGCCTGCACTCAGTTGCGCGAACAAGAAGGGGTTTTGATAAGCTGCGGCTATGTCAAACCGCTTTATCTTCAGCCGATGTATCAGAAAAGAATTGCTTTTGGAAAGAAAGGTTTTCCTTTTAACTCATCCGCATCAGCAAAAAAAGTGAGTTATAGACAAGGGATTTGTCCGACGGCTGAGCGCGTGCACAATTCGGAACTTTTTATTCATGAATTGATGCGCTCGCCGATGAGTCGC